A stretch of DNA from Corallococcus silvisoli:
GGGGGTGCTGGGGGTGCTCGTCGCGGTGGGAGGCGCGGTCGCGGCCTCCGACCAGGATCAGCTCTCCTTCCGCATCGCGCGGCAGCAGTTCAACCTGCGGATGACGCCGGACAACGTCACGGGGCAGGAGTTCCAGGTGTCCCGGACACCGGGTGAGCTGCGAGGCCGGGTGGCGGACGCCACGGTGGCGTTGAAGCTGGAGGACCAGAAGGTGAAGGGCAACATCGGTCCGTCGGTGGTGAACCTGGACGTGACGAAGGAGGGCGACGCGCTGAAGGCCAAGGGTGGCTTTGGCGGGCGTCCGGCCTCGTTGACGCTCTCGCCGGAGGAGCTGACGGTGTACGTGCGCGACTGCACGTACCGGCTGAAGGCGAAGGAGCCGGGCCGCACCTACGAAGGGCCGCGAAGCTGCGACCGCTCCCTCACGCCGCCCACGCAGGTCACGCTGCCGGACACCTTCCTCGCGGCCTCGCCCACGGAGCAGGCGTCGCTGCTGCTCCTGGCGCTGTAGGCTCCTCCTCCCCCCAGGAGGAGACGGAACGATGAACGGCAGGGCCCTCCGGTGACGCCGCGCGCGCTCTGCCTGCTCATCGCCCTGGCCGCGTTCGCGACCGCCGTGGGCACGGCGGCGTGGCTCGCGTGGCCGGGGCCGGACCTCACCTCCCAGGCCGACCTGTCCGTCGCCCCCGGCGCCGCGCGCCTCGGGCCCCGCGAGGGCTCGGGGGCCAGGGCCGTCATGCTCGCCAACGGCATCCGGCTCCCGAACGTCCCGTCCAACTGCCACGCGGACCCCCAGGGCTCGCTCGCCTGCGAGGACCGCTGCGACGCCGATGCCGCGTGTCCCGCGGGCGACGTGTGCGCGCGCCACCCGGACTTCGGCTTCCGCGAGTGCCAGCCCCGGCGCCGCTTCTGCGAGGACGCGGAGGACTGCCCCCCTTCCGAGTCCTGCCACCCGGTGGACCCCTCCGCGTCCGGCCAGGTCCTGCGCCGCTGCACGCCCGAGGGACGGCTGCGCGCCGGCGAGCGGTGCGCGGGCGACGCGCAAGCGCCGGAGGGCCGCTGCGCCCCGGGGCTCCAATGCGTCCAGGGGGCCTGCGGTCCCCCGTGCGACGTGCACGACCCGGGCGCGTGCGCCTCCGGCACCGAGTGCGCACCGAATCCCTACCGCGTGCGCGGCGCCTGCGTTCCGACCTGCCGCGACCGCCCGTGTCCCGAAGGCGAGCGCTGCGCGACGGACGGCCCGGGCGAGGTGCCCCTCTGCCGCCCCTTCGTGGGGCCCGCCTGCGCGGATGGCGCGCCCTGCGCCGCCCCCCAGGACTGCCTGCGCGGCTTCGCGGAGCCCTCGCTCGAAACCGAGGCCTTCGAGTGCCGGGCCCGCTGTGATGCGCGCACGCCGTGCGCCCGGGGGCTCACCTGCGACGAGGCCAGCGGCTACTGCTTCCAGCCCTGCACCCGCGACACCGACTGTCCCTCCCCCGAGCGCTGCCACATGCTCCACCGCCGCGAGTCCCAGCGCGGCTGCGGCGTCATCGCCGAAGGGCTCCCCGCCCTCCACCGGTGAGCGCCGGCCTCAGGCCCCGTGGGGCAGCTCCAGGCGGAACGTGGACCCTTCGCCCAGGACGCTGTCCACCTCGATGCGGCCGCCCATGGCCTCGACGATCTGGCGGGCGATCCACAGCCCCAGCCCGAAGCCGCCGTAGTTGCGCTCGGACACCGCGCGCTCGAAGCGGTGGAACAGGCGCGGCAGGTGCTCCTTCGCGATGCCGATGCCGCCGTCCCGCACCCGCACCCGCGCCCGGCCGTCCTCCACGGCCAGCGACACGCGCACCGGGTTGCCCCGCCCGTACTTCAGCGCGTTGGACATCAGGTTGGTGAGCACCTGGTCCAACCGCAGCCGGTCCCACTGGCCGCGCACCTCCGGCCCCAGGGCCAGCTCCAGCGGCGTGCCCGCGCGCACGTACTCCGGCTCGAAGCGTTCAGCCACCTCGCGCACCAGCGCGCCCAGCTCCAGGGGCTCCAGCACCAGCTCCAGCTTCCCCGCGCTCAGCCGCGACACGTCCAGCAGGTCGTTCACCAGCAGCGTCTGCCGCTTCACCTGCCGGTCCACCCGCTCCAGCCCGCGCTTGAGCCGCTCCGGGTCGAAGCTCGCGCCGGAGCGAGTCACCCCCGCCAGCAGGCTCTGCACCTGGAGCTGGAGCGCGCTGATGGGGGTCTTCAGCTCATGGCTCGCGATGGAGAGGAACTCCTCGCGCAGGCGGATGGCCTGCCGCGCGTCCCGGTAGAGGCTGGCGTTGTCCAGGGCCAGCGCCGCCCGCCGCGCCAGCTCCTGCGCCAGCGCCAGGTCTTGCACGTCGTACGCCCGCTTCGACGTGACGAACGTCAGCGCCCCCAGCGTGTGTCCGCGCACCCGCAGGGGCACGCACAGGTACGCGCACGTCCCGCCCGCGCGCGCGCACGACGGATCCGCCTCCGACAGCCCCGAGCGCGACTCCGGCCTCCCGGACTGGATGACCCGCGCCACCACCGCGAGCCCCGGCGGCGGCACCTCGCCATCCACGCTGCCTCCCGCCGTGGCCACGCAGCGCACGCCGCCGGACTCGTCCTCCAGGAACACGCCGCAGGACTCCGCGTACGCCGGCACCGCCAGGTGGGCCACGCGCTCCAGCGTCTCCTCCTCCTCCAGGCTCCCCGCCAGCACGCCGCCGGCCTCCGCCAGGAAGCGCTGCGCCGCCTCGCCGCGCTGGCGCTCGGTGATGTCCACCATCACGCTCAGACACTGCGGGGGGCCGCTCGCCGGGTGCACGCGGCCCGTCCACACCGCGACCTGCACCGCGCCGCCGTCGCGCCGCCGCGCCGCCATGGGGGCGCCGTCCAGCACCGTGCCCCGGGTGGCGCGCTCCAGGCTGTGCCGGAACGCCTCGAAGTGCTCCGGCGGCACCGCGGGCAACACCTTCCC
This window harbors:
- a CDS encoding sensor histidine kinase, which encodes MTMVASRLGEARRFGAQLPEIEERLALLAEASRVLADASLEPPAVMERLCGLVVPLLGSACALRLLSEDGLWLRTVASAASVPEARGRLQALLSQRMRADEGVAAEVLDTGMAQGVEAVLVLPLRARGRPLGTLTVWRDAPEPLPFDSGEQLLLQELADRAALALDVARAYAAERQARQAAEVAAGRLARLQQVTSELSEALTAARVAEVVLEQGLAVADATAGGLWGLEPDATHAVLLRCAGCSPNAAERLKRLPLHGDSPVARALRESRPVWLESEDALAGPERQSPSSACLPLVADGRALGVLVFTFSLAHAFDDDERAFLQLVAHHAAQALARARLLEREQRARAALREAHGTLEAIIQASPAAIMLLDPDGTVRMWNPAAERMLGWTTEEVLGKVLPAVPPEHFEAFRHSLERATRGTVLDGAPMAARRRDGGAVQVAVWTGRVHPASGPPQCLSVMVDITERQRGEAAQRFLAEAGGVLAGSLEEEETLERVAHLAVPAYAESCGVFLEDESGGVRCVATAGGSVDGEVPPPGLAVVARVIQSGRPESRSGLSEADPSCARAGGTCAYLCVPLRVRGHTLGALTFVTSKRAYDVQDLALAQELARRAALALDNASLYRDARQAIRLREEFLSIASHELKTPISALQLQVQSLLAGVTRSGASFDPERLKRGLERVDRQVKRQTLLVNDLLDVSRLSAGKLELVLEPLELGALVREVAERFEPEYVRAGTPLELALGPEVRGQWDRLRLDQVLTNLMSNALKYGRGNPVRVSLAVEDGRARVRVRDGGIGIAKEHLPRLFHRFERAVSERNYGGFGLGLWIARQIVEAMGGRIEVDSVLGEGSTFRLELPHGA